CAACACGCGCGAATGTCAACCGCCGCCAAGGATAATAAAGATGGCGATTTTCGGAAGCTTCAACCGTCGTGAAGGACACGACGAAACGCGAGGACCCGTAGATCATTGTTCATTGATGCGCCATCACCGCAACAATTTCTCATCCCTATTGGACCCAAGCGAAGGAAAAATCGGCGACGCTCAGAGTTAAGACAGTCCATGCTTACTTCTTGGAAAGATAACCCGGGACTTTTCCCGGGTAGACCGGCTATGCCGTTTATCATTGTGTTGTGTTTAGCTGGCCACTTCGCGGAAAAGTCGGGCgctcttacccccgtatgcagaaatgcaacttaagtcgaagcacatgcttgacttgatttagatgacgcctggcgttaacgtgccaaaagacgctcactgcgtttccttcggcgcgttcccgataggcgtcactcggatcaagtcaagcatgggcttcaacttaagttgcatttctgcataggGGGGTTATGCTGTTGTTCAACCGAAAGCGGTGAGGTTCAGGCGTAGAAACGCGATATGTAAATTCTTAGGCTCGCTCCACGTAGCTTCCCACAGAGTGAGTGGAACGTTCTTACGAATAACTCGCGTTTACTTAGTGGAAGAACGACGCATAGTAAGCAGATAGAATGAATATTCACCAAACTGAAGAGCTGACGctcaaaaaaacatttattcaacaTAGGatcatcaaaattttttttttcaaaaatacgTTTCACTTAGCATAGCTCAAGTGGAACGAGATTAAGGGTCCATGAAGAACTTGTGTTGGAGCCGACAGACACTTAATAAACGGGGCACAAAACAAACGAAGCGCTCGTCTGTGTCCGTCAGCGCCAACACAAGCTCACCGCGAAAACCCAACTCGCTCAAATCACCAACTCCAACGGgattaaattaaaaaattaacgCTTCTGAATTTGACTCCGCTAACCGATTGACATCGCATGCAACGGGAGCAGTAACAACATGCACGTCCGCAGTTATATTAAGCGCTAAAAGAGGCTTGTGTACTTTCTTGCGAGATCGTCTGTACGTACACTGTGGAAATTGGTCAGGAGTGCGTTTATGCGCCACGAGGAAGTATACGTCGGCCAGTACCAGTATACGTCGGCAATGGAGCACGCGCTGCGAACTcgcgtgttctttctttctttctttcattatttatttatttatatatcttTTTGCCAATATTGGGCCTTTCCAATATTGTGACTTTTCATACTCATGGACAAAGCGTGTGGTACTTATTTTCTCCGTTTCTCTCCTTGCTTTTCACCAAGTATCTTTCgtgttccctttctttctttctttttcttgcttttgaaAGGCGGGCTGTTCTTGCATTCGTTCATTCCATTTACCCCCACCCCATTACTCCTTAGGTTACCTTATTACTTAGTGATTCCTTTCGGTCACATTGAGATTAGCGTCCTTCCAACTTCCGTACACCCGTTCTTTCAACCACCGAGGTAATTCAGTGGCAGCAAAACGGCCACGTGCATCAGCTGCGTTGAGGGTCGCGCGTTCCTTCGGTCTCTCGCTAGAAAGATAATTATTTTTTTCgtctacgtagcatgacaatctactgaaccgtttcgattttccctcgcctaaattcatgtaacaaaattgtagatttttacctccattttctaaacacataagcaaagtctgcccgactcttggccaatccccgcgagtgggtaagcgccaaactcatcaaggacatcatcatcatcatcatcatcatcatcatcaccaccagctCGCCCTCGCGTATCGCGTGCCCACGCCCCGTTCTGCACGCGCCTCCAGCCTTCCAGCCTTCGTTTCGCCCGTCTCGACGAACCACACTTCGCTCCTGCTGACGCGGCAACGCAGTCATGAGCGAGGGGCCAGCAAAGACCGATTCGAAGGCGCCCCACGCCGGCGGGGAAGCCAAGAGCGTCGAGCACGCCACGACGGAACCGCCGAGCGATCACGGCGCCGCGGAAGCCAACGCCGAGCACGGGGCGAAGACAGCGTCCAGGGCATCGCGCGGCGGCGACCAGGAGGCGGCCAGCGCGAGTCACCAACACGCGGCGGCGCCGGACGCCGAGCGTGCTGCCTCCGAGACGGGAGCCGAGCGCGCCGGGAAGACGGCGAGCGTCGAGCGCACAGGACCCGAGATCCGCGCCGAGTGCGACGCATCGACAAGGAGAGGCAAGCACGTCGGCGGAAAGCCGAGCGCCGAGCGGCCCAAGGCCGAGGCGCGCAGCAGACGCGACCTCAAGGCTGAACCGAGCGCCGCGGGCGGCGCTGCGGTCGCGCCGCACCTGCCCGCCTCGTCCGACGGCACCGTTCCCGGAGGCAACAGGGGCAGGCTGATCGAGATCGCCGCGTTCGCCAcggtggtcgtcgtcgtcgtcctgaTCGTCGTCGCCATGTTCAACTCGGCGTACGGCCGCGTTCCCAAGGCGACGGGACGGCAGGCAGACGACGACCCGCTCCAGACGGCCATCTACCGGGGCGGCCGCTCGTGGCACGGCTACGGGCCGCAGCTCCTGGTTTGCACGCTGGGAGAACGCCGCAGTGTCGCCTCGCCGGAGTCGCTGCCGCCGGACGGCCTGTGCGACCTGGTCTTGTACACGCACGTGGAGTCGCTCGGCGCCGACTTCGACGAGGGGGCGTCGGACAACCTGCGAGCTCTGTGGACCCGCGCGAGCACGGCCGTCAAAACCAGGTTCGCCATTTTGTTTTTGCCTGGCTTCGCTCGTGCCAACGGTCGCCGCATCTTTTCTAGCGGACGCATATGTCTACGGCTGCAGTAAGCTTAGTAATGATACGCGGTATAACGTCCTAAGCGAACTCTCGACCTACGAGTGTGCATAACGGGTTCGTGATTGTACCCGTGTGGGCGTGCGGCTAGCAGCCGTTTGAAACGAGCCAAAATTGGTACACTTAGCACGTTTCGACTAAGTAACGTTCGGTCAGGTTAGTTACTTTCAGTTTGCACCACGTCGCGTTCACTTCAATTCGACTTAGGTCACTTCCTCAATATGCAGGTAACAGAGTAATTTAGTTTTCCTAATGTATTTTTCGTATACGGTCCTGTCATCCAGTGAATCTTTTTAAAGCTTAGTACTAGTTTTGGAACCTGACTGCTTAGATAATCTCTTACTTTAGGCACGTCATGGCATATCACATTTGAACAACTCCTTTATATTACTCAAATTTCGCTCACTCACCGCGAAGATCTGTCATTCGTACCTTGTTTCAGGTCCACCAACGCGCAATCACTTTCGCTCCATTCGTCGCTCCTCCTGAGAAGCTGCGCATTCATTCCTTTTGTTGTATGGCCCTTTAatgtatatatttctttttttttggtaacaACCCTGATTACTATATTAAGTCTGTTATGTATGTTCATAAATATAGAAATTGTGacgaaactaaataaaaaaatacattttagGGGGGCAATACTTGGGCAGAAACGCATGCGTTCCATTCGCCTTCCTTCGGCAGATTCGGCTACTCGTTCTCCGATTCGCTGCTGCCAGTCGACGAACGACAGCTCGGCGCGTTCGTCCGAAAGGCGGTCGACGACAAGGGGATCACAGCGTTGGGAATGCTCGACGCTCGCCAGGACGGCGGCGTCAGCAACGCCTCGTACGCGACGTTCGCCGCAGCGCTAAACTCGACGGCGAGGCAGCAGCTGTCCAAGGGCAAACGGGTGGCGCTGGTCTACGGAATCCGCGTCGACTTCGACACCGGCACGCACGGCGTCGAGTTCTGGCACTGGCACGCCGCCATACTGGACCACGCCCACGTGCTCGTCTACCGGGCGCACTTCGACCTGCCGGCGCAGAACGACAGCGCAAAAGGGCAGTGCTGGGTCAGGTTCCCGTCGCCGAGGTTCGAGCAGGTCAAAGAGGAGGACAAGACGATGCAGGTGAATTGGTTCGCGGTCGCGTAAGGCGAGGCAGCTGTTTATATCGGGAGATCTTTCAGTCCTATATAGCGTCCGAGATCGAGTGACGCGTCATCACCATCTCGGAGGCAGTGCTTAACTCGTACCAGTCGTCACATCTCCAAGTTTAGAATCTGGGCACGGTGACTGGCGAAAGAGCATCGCCGCAGGGAGTGGACTTGCTAACTGTCGTGCCACCTAGAGACAACAAAGTGCAAAGCGCCGCTATTCTGAGCACCAAATCACTAAAAAAAGAACCAGAAGTATTGTTACTTCGCAGTAAGGGAAACGAGATAAGCAGCATTGTAAGCCAGCAATTTCTGACGGCTGTCGTATTCCAACCCGTTTTAACTGCCGCGATGCAGTAGTGTATAGCGAAGcacgttcatttctttttttatttcgcttgttgGTATACGGGTCAATCAGGCAAAGTGTGCGTAGTTCCTTTTAGtcgag
This genomic window from Dermacentor albipictus isolate Rhodes 1998 colony chromosome 9, USDA_Dalb.pri_finalv2, whole genome shotgun sequence contains:
- the LOC135906537 gene encoding uncharacterized protein, whose product is MSEGPAKTDSKAPHAGGEAKSVEHATTEPPSDHGAAEANAEHGAKTASRASRGGDQEAASASHQHAAAPDAERAASETGAERAGKTASVERTGPEIRAECDASTRRGKHVGGKPSAERPKAEARSRRDLKAEPSAAGGAAVAPHLPASSDGTVPGGNRGRLIEIAAFATVVVVVVLIVVAMFNSAYGRVPKATGRQADDDPLQTAIYRGGRSWHGYGPQLLVCTLGERRSVASPESLPPDGLCDLVLYTHVESLGADFDEGASDNLRALWTRASTAVKTRFGYSFSDSLLPVDERQLGAFVRKAVDDKGITALGMLDARQDGGVSNASYATFAAALNSTARQQLSKGKRVALVYGIRVDFDTGTHGVEFWHWHAAILDHAHVLVYRAHFDLPAQNDSAKGQCWVRFPSPRFEQVKEEDKTMQDGVAAIDTALHFRQPSLTTDICLSIALSVHRFSLKRAPSKGEELGAECVSASAVAYGDVCGNGTGVAEGHNLTSIDVAERTLKVAGEGVLVNRIEDKLLDTFDDVDTLAQKLRTAKLALSLSAQPHWSFCLAAFNVDHADSEGACGGHGFERLTVARSFLHGKLRWHND